A stretch of the Synechocystis sp. PCC 7338 genome encodes the following:
- the atpD gene encoding F0F1 ATP synthase subunit beta, translating to MVAVKEATNVGKITQVIGPVIDAQFPSGKLPRIYNALKVQGRNSAGNEVAVTCEVQQLLGDNQVRAVAMSTTDGLVRGMDVVDTGAPISVPVGIGTLGRIFNVLGEPVDNKGPVPSGETFPIHRPAPKLVDLETKPQVFETGIKVIDLLTPYRQGGKIGLFGGAGVGKTVIMMELINNIAIQHGGVSVFGGVGERTREGNDLYNEMIESNVINADKPEESKIALVYGQMNEPPGARMRVGLTALTMAEYFRDVNKQDVLLFIDNIFRFVQAGSEVSALLGRMPSAVGYQPTLGTDVGDLQERITSTKEGSITSIQAVYVPADDLTDPAPATTFAHLDGTTVLSRGLAAKGIYPAVDPLDSTSTMLQPSIVGQEHYNTAREVQSTLQRYKELQDIIAILGLDELSEEDRLTVDRARKIERFLSQPFFVAEVFTGAPGKYVSLADTIKGFKAILAGELDDLPEQAFYLVGDIEEAKAKAAKLKEG from the coding sequence TAGCTGTTACCTGTGAAGTGCAGCAGCTTCTCGGCGACAATCAAGTCCGCGCCGTAGCCATGAGTACCACCGACGGCCTCGTCCGGGGTATGGACGTTGTGGACACCGGGGCCCCTATCAGCGTTCCCGTGGGAATCGGCACCCTCGGTCGCATTTTCAATGTTCTCGGTGAACCCGTGGACAACAAAGGTCCCGTGCCCAGTGGAGAAACCTTCCCGATCCACCGCCCCGCCCCCAAACTGGTGGACCTAGAAACCAAGCCCCAGGTATTTGAAACCGGCATTAAAGTAATTGACCTGCTCACCCCCTACCGTCAGGGTGGCAAAATCGGTCTGTTCGGTGGCGCCGGTGTGGGCAAAACCGTAATTATGATGGAATTAATCAACAACATCGCCATCCAACACGGGGGAGTATCCGTATTTGGTGGTGTGGGGGAACGGACTCGAGAAGGGAATGACCTCTACAACGAAATGATTGAGTCCAATGTAATCAACGCCGACAAACCGGAAGAGTCTAAAATTGCCCTGGTGTACGGTCAGATGAACGAACCCCCCGGGGCTCGCATGCGGGTAGGCTTGACGGCCCTCACCATGGCGGAATATTTCCGGGATGTGAACAAACAAGACGTATTGCTCTTCATCGACAACATTTTCCGGTTCGTACAAGCTGGGTCTGAGGTGTCGGCTCTGTTAGGTCGGATGCCTTCTGCGGTAGGTTACCAGCCCACCCTTGGTACCGACGTAGGGGATTTGCAAGAACGTATCACCTCTACCAAGGAAGGTTCCATCACCTCCATCCAAGCGGTGTATGTGCCGGCGGACGACTTAACTGACCCCGCTCCCGCCACCACTTTTGCTCACTTGGATGGTACCACTGTTCTTTCCCGTGGTTTGGCGGCTAAAGGTATCTACCCCGCCGTGGATCCCTTGGATTCCACCAGCACCATGCTCCAGCCTTCCATCGTTGGGCAAGAGCACTACAACACCGCTCGGGAAGTGCAATCTACCCTGCAACGCTACAAAGAATTGCAAGATATCATTGCCATTCTTGGTTTGGATGAATTGTCTGAGGAAGACCGTTTGACCGTAGACCGGGCTCGGAAAATTGAGCGTTTCCTTTCCCAACCCTTCTTTGTAGCAGAGGTGTTCACCGGTGCCCCCGGCAAGTATGTGTCCCTCGCCGACACCATCAAAGGTTTCAAAGCTATTTTGGCTGGCGAATTGGATGATTTACCGGAGCAGGCTTTCTACTTGGTGGGAGACATCGAGGAAGCTAAAGCTAAGGCAGCCAAGCTCAAAGAGGGCTAA
- the atpC gene encoding ATP synthase F1 subunit epsilon yields the protein MTLTVRVITPDKVVWDEEVQELILPSTTGQLGILSNHAPLLTALEIGVMRVRPGKDWKNIAVMGGFAEVENNEVKVLVNGADLGTEIDAESARQAYTEAQSALEEANRGEDKPNQLKASNNYKKARARLQAAGGAV from the coding sequence ATGACGTTAACAGTACGGGTAATCACACCGGATAAGGTGGTTTGGGATGAGGAAGTGCAGGAACTAATTTTGCCCAGCACCACCGGCCAACTGGGTATCCTCAGCAACCACGCTCCCCTACTCACCGCTCTGGAAATTGGGGTAATGCGGGTGCGCCCCGGTAAGGACTGGAAAAATATTGCAGTCATGGGGGGCTTTGCCGAGGTGGAAAATAACGAAGTGAAAGTATTGGTCAATGGGGCCGATTTGGGCACAGAGATCGATGCTGAATCGGCCCGCCAAGCCTACACCGAAGCCCAAAGTGCCTTGGAAGAAGCCAACCGGGGGGAAGATAAACCCAATCAACTGAAAGCTTCTAACAATTACAAAAAAGCTCGGGCTCGCCTGCAAGCGGCCGGTGGCGCTGTCTAG
- a CDS encoding pitrilysin family protein, which translates to MPDRLVCPMKNPWKTPKTVAPSPNPWQRFVLVATLVMAIVAFSNLSLAPAIARDLGAQPKTHDQLTFPPLPEINLPEYERYTLPNGLVVYLMPDRRLPLVSGSVVMRAGSRWEPPDQVGLAQLTGTTMRLGGTEQYSPAQLNNLLEQKAAAIETSIGTASGSASFSSLGKDFDLVFDLFAQVLQTPAFDKAQIALAKNQLRGSIARRNDDPGDIASREFSKMLYGPTSPYARTVEYQTLANIDRQDIVDFHQRYVRPDQMILGIVGDFDGETIKQTIAEKFGNWQVPGTAPQLTPPSASQVNDSEVFLVNLPHVTQSNVLLGQIGGMVDSPDYAALSVMNGVLGGFAGRLFNNIRSTQGLAYSVSGSWQARYDYPGYFLAGGPTRTETTVQFLQSLLQEFEKLRITEVSPEELAYAKDSILNSFVFNFERPGQTLSRLMTYEYYGYPDDFIFTYQQAVMGTTVEDVQRVAAKYLRPEQMIAVIVGQGDRLKDELEALDRRVEMLEIAIPEASS; encoded by the coding sequence ATACCCGATCGCCTTGTTTGCCCTATGAAAAATCCTTGGAAAACCCCCAAAACAGTGGCCCCTAGCCCCAATCCCTGGCAACGGTTCGTCCTGGTGGCCACCTTGGTAATGGCGATCGTCGCTTTTAGCAATCTTTCCCTGGCTCCCGCCATTGCGAGGGACCTGGGAGCCCAGCCCAAAACCCATGACCAGTTAACCTTTCCTCCCCTGCCGGAAATCAATCTGCCGGAATACGAACGTTACACTCTGCCCAACGGTTTGGTGGTCTATCTCATGCCTGACCGGAGACTGCCCCTGGTATCGGGGTCGGTGGTAATGCGGGCAGGATCCCGCTGGGAACCGCCGGATCAGGTGGGGTTAGCCCAATTGACGGGCACCACTATGCGCTTGGGAGGCACAGAGCAGTACTCTCCAGCCCAACTGAATAATTTATTGGAGCAAAAGGCCGCTGCCATTGAAACCAGCATTGGCACCGCCTCTGGCTCTGCTAGTTTTTCTTCCCTGGGTAAGGACTTTGACTTGGTGTTTGACCTCTTTGCCCAAGTTCTCCAAACCCCAGCCTTTGACAAAGCCCAAATTGCCCTGGCCAAAAACCAACTGCGGGGAAGCATTGCCCGTCGCAACGACGACCCTGGGGATATTGCCAGCCGAGAATTTAGCAAAATGCTCTACGGCCCCACCAGCCCCTACGCCCGCACGGTGGAGTATCAAACCTTAGCCAATATTGACCGCCAGGATATTGTTGATTTTCATCAACGCTACGTCCGTCCAGACCAGATGATTTTAGGTATTGTGGGGGATTTCGACGGGGAAACCATCAAGCAAACCATTGCGGAAAAATTTGGTAATTGGCAAGTACCAGGAACGGCTCCCCAGTTAACTCCCCCCAGCGCCAGCCAAGTTAATGACAGTGAAGTTTTTTTAGTTAATTTGCCCCACGTTACCCAGAGCAATGTGCTTTTGGGGCAAATTGGCGGCATGGTAGACAGCCCTGATTACGCCGCCTTGTCGGTGATGAATGGGGTGCTGGGTGGTTTTGCCGGCAGATTATTTAACAATATCCGTTCTACCCAGGGCTTAGCCTATAGCGTTTCCGGTAGTTGGCAGGCCCGCTATGACTATCCCGGTTACTTCCTGGCTGGGGGCCCTACCCGCACGGAAACCACGGTGCAGTTTCTCCAATCCCTGTTACAAGAGTTTGAAAAGTTACGCATCACCGAAGTGAGCCCCGAGGAATTGGCCTATGCCAAGGACTCAATTTTGAATTCCTTTGTCTTTAATTTTGAAAGACCGGGGCAAACCCTTTCCCGTTTGATGACCTACGAGTATTACGGTTATCCAGATGATTTTATTTTTACCTATCAACAGGCGGTGATGGGCACCACGGTGGAAGACGTACAACGGGTGGCGGCCAAGTATCTCCGCCCCGAACAGATGATTGCGGTTATTGTGGGTCAAGGCGATCGCCTAAAGGATGAATTAGAAGCCCTAGACCGGCGGGTGGAAATGTTGGAAATTGCCATTCCCGAAGCTAGCAGCTAA
- a CDS encoding beta-ketoacyl-ACP synthase, protein MPFPKLAANRAMEGRGKQKTVPIDAPAMEVVVTGLALDTALGDQSQTWGKLLQGQTAIKPKQPFTNLPPSPLALQGYYPRSLGQLVPPLVQAAMDDAQLDPMEEPWGVAIGSSRAGQGHWEDWIGANTKPPVVPNFGLVDWWQTLPDQAARLAAQLLQEVTVMQCPMAACATGLWAIAQGVELIRTGHCQRVLAGAVEAPITPLTLAGFRKMATLAPDGCYPFDRQREGLVLGEGGALLVLETRELAERRNARIYGEILGWGFSCDALHRSTPAFDNRSAQKAVKHCLARSGLTPEKIDLIHPHGTGTFFNDQREAALIQAIFAPNTPITSTKGATGHTLGASGAIAVALTLLSLYRQQLPPCVGLITPEFPLNFTKVESTQHLTKPLRHGLCLSFGFGGQNGAIAVGA, encoded by the coding sequence TTGCCATTCCCGAAGCTAGCAGCTAATCGGGCCATGGAAGGACGGGGGAAACAAAAAACGGTTCCAATAGATGCTCCAGCCATGGAGGTGGTAGTTACGGGCCTGGCCCTGGACACTGCCCTGGGCGATCAATCACAAACCTGGGGGAAGTTGTTACAGGGACAAACGGCCATCAAGCCCAAGCAACCCTTTACTAACTTGCCACCGTCACCTTTGGCACTCCAGGGATATTATCCCCGTTCCCTGGGGCAATTGGTGCCGCCATTAGTCCAGGCCGCCATGGATGATGCCCAACTTGATCCCATGGAAGAACCCTGGGGTGTGGCGATCGGTTCTAGTCGAGCCGGCCAAGGCCATTGGGAAGATTGGATTGGCGCTAATACTAAGCCCCCGGTGGTGCCTAACTTTGGGCTGGTGGACTGGTGGCAGACCTTACCCGATCAGGCCGCCCGTCTCGCAGCTCAACTTTTGCAAGAAGTAACAGTAATGCAATGTCCCATGGCCGCCTGTGCCACTGGATTATGGGCGATCGCCCAGGGAGTGGAGTTAATTAGAACAGGCCATTGCCAACGGGTTTTAGCCGGAGCAGTGGAAGCGCCCATCACACCGCTCACATTGGCTGGTTTTAGGAAAATGGCCACGCTAGCTCCGGATGGTTGTTATCCCTTTGATCGCCAGCGCGAGGGTTTAGTGTTGGGGGAAGGGGGAGCTTTGTTGGTGTTGGAAACTCGAGAATTAGCTGAAAGGAGAAACGCGAGAATTTACGGTGAAATTTTGGGTTGGGGCTTTAGTTGTGATGCTCTCCATCGCAGCACCCCCGCCTTTGATAACCGCAGTGCCCAAAAAGCAGTTAAACATTGCCTTGCCCGTAGTGGTTTAACCCCAGAGAAAATTGACTTGATTCATCCCCACGGCACCGGTACCTTTTTTAATGATCAGCGGGAAGCTGCCTTAATTCAGGCCATATTCGCACCCAACACGCCAATCACCTCCACCAAAGGGGCCACTGGTCATACCCTGGGGGCTTCCGGGGCGATCGCCGTGGCCTTAACATTACTGAGCCTTTACCGACAACAATTACCCCCCTGTGTTGGTTTGATCACACCGGAATTTCCCCTGAACTTTACCAAGGTTGAATCAACTCAGCATTTAACTAAACCTTTGCGCCATGGACTCTGCCTCAGTTTTGGCTTTGGGGGGCAAAATGGGGCGATCGCCGTAGGGGCATAG
- a CDS encoding Ni/Fe hydrogenase subunit alpha: MSKTIVIDPVTRIEGHAKISIFLNDQGNVDDVRFHVVEYRGFEKFCEGRPMWEMAGITARICGICPVSHLLCAAKTGDKLLAVQIPPAGEKLRRLMNLGQITQSHALSFFHLSSPDFLLGWDSDPATRNVFGLIAADPDLARAGIRLRQFGQTVIELLGAKKIHSAWSVPGGVRSPLSAEGRQWIVERLPEAKETIYVALNLFKNLLDRFQTEVAEFGQFPSLFMGLVGKNNEWEHYGGHLRFTDSEGNIVADNLSEDNYADFIGESVEKWSYLKFPYYKPLGYPEGIYRVGPLARLNVCHHIGTPEADRELEEYRQRAGGVATSSFFYHYARLVEILACLEAIELLMDDPDIFSKNCRARAEINCTEAVGVSEAPRGTLFHHYKVDQNGLIEKVNLIIATGNNNLAMNKTVAQIAKYYIRNHDVQEGFLNRVEAGIRCYDPCLSCSTHAAGQMPLMIDLVNTQGEVIQSIRRD, from the coding sequence ATGTCTAAAACTATTGTTATTGATCCCGTTACCCGCATTGAAGGCCACGCTAAAATCTCTATTTTTCTCAATGACCAAGGCAACGTCGATGATGTCCGCTTCCATGTGGTGGAGTATCGGGGCTTTGAGAAATTCTGTGAAGGCCGCCCCATGTGGGAAATGGCCGGTATTACCGCCCGCATTTGTGGCATTTGCCCTGTGAGCCATCTCCTTTGTGCAGCTAAAACCGGGGACAAGTTACTGGCGGTGCAGATCCCTCCGGCTGGCGAAAAACTACGACGGTTAATGAATTTGGGGCAAATTACCCAATCCCATGCCCTTAGTTTTTTCCATCTCAGCAGTCCTGATTTTCTGCTTGGTTGGGACAGTGACCCCGCTACCCGGAATGTGTTTGGCTTAATCGCCGCTGATCCCGATTTAGCTAGGGCCGGCATCCGTTTACGACAATTTGGCCAGACAGTGATTGAACTTTTAGGAGCCAAGAAAATCCACTCCGCTTGGTCTGTGCCTGGGGGAGTACGATCGCCCTTGTCTGCAGAAGGAAGGCAGTGGATTGTGGAACGTTTACCGGAGGCAAAAGAGACCATTTATGTCGCTCTAAATTTGTTTAAAAATCTCCTAGACCGCTTCCAAACTGAAGTGGCGGAATTTGGTCAATTTCCCTCTTTATTTATGGGGCTGGTGGGCAAAAATAATGAATGGGAACATTACGGTGGCCATTTGCGATTTACCGACAGTGAAGGCAATATTGTGGCCGATAATCTCAGTGAAGATAATTACGCTGATTTTATTGGTGAGTCGGTGGAAAAATGGTCCTATTTAAAATTTCCTTACTATAAGCCCCTGGGTTATCCCGAAGGTATTTATCGGGTTGGCCCCCTAGCCCGCCTTAATGTTTGTCATCATATTGGCACCCCGGAAGCAGACCGAGAATTAGAGGAATATCGTCAACGGGCTGGAGGCGTAGCCACGTCTTCCTTCTTTTATCACTACGCCCGTTTGGTGGAAATCCTCGCCTGTTTAGAAGCCATCGAATTGTTGATGGATGATCCAGATATTTTTTCCAAAAACTGTCGAGCCAGGGCGGAAATTAACTGTACCGAAGCAGTGGGGGTAAGTGAAGCACCCAGGGGAACCCTATTTCACCATTACAAAGTGGATCAAAATGGTCTGATTGAGAAAGTTAATCTGATCATCGCCACGGGTAACAATAACTTGGCTATGAATAAAACCGTGGCTCAAATTGCCAAGTATTACATTCGCAATCATGATGTGCAGGAAGGCTTTTTAAACCGGGTAGAGGCGGGTATTCGTTGCTATGATCCCTGTCTTAGTTGTTCCACCCACGCGGCGGGGCAAATGCCATTGATGATTGATTTAGTGAACACCCAGGGGGAAGTAATTCAATCCATTCGGCGGGACTAG
- a CDS encoding type II toxin-antitoxin system VapC family toxin, giving the protein MVNICIDNSFLILLLTKEDSFNKAQLLWREWQTKNNTIIAPKLIYYEASNVLHRLQRFKQIDSAQEKLNLVFKLNIKIYEYDQLHQDALAIAERFQLPAAYDAHYLALAEKMKIDFYTCDKKLFNSVQQNFPRIKLVATNSS; this is encoded by the coding sequence ATGGTAAATATCTGTATCGACAACAGTTTTTTAATTCTTTTGCTTACCAAGGAAGATAGTTTTAACAAAGCTCAGTTGTTGTGGAGGGAGTGGCAAACAAAAAACAACACTATTATCGCCCCTAAATTAATTTATTACGAAGCCAGTAATGTCCTACACCGTCTCCAGAGATTTAAGCAAATTGATTCCGCTCAAGAAAAACTTAATCTTGTTTTTAAACTGAACATCAAGATCTATGAGTATGACCAGTTGCACCAAGATGCTTTGGCGATCGCCGAAAGATTTCAATTGCCGGCCGCCTACGATGCCCATTATTTAGCTTTAGCAGAAAAAATGAAGATAGATTTTTATACTTGTGACAAAAAATTGTTCAATTCCGTACAACAAAATTTTCCTAGAATAAAATTAGTTGCCACTAATAGCAGTTAA
- a CDS encoding oxidoreductase translates to MSKIRFATVWLAGCSGCHMSFLDMDEWLIDLAQKVDVVFSPVGCDLKEYPDNVDVCLVEGAIANEENLELALELRKKTKVVISFGDCAVTANVPGMRNMLKGSDPVLRRAYIELGDGTPQLPDEPGIVPPLLDKVVPLHQVIPVDIFMPGCPPDAHRIRATLEPLLNGEYPLMEGRAMIKFG, encoded by the coding sequence ATGTCTAAAATTCGTTTTGCTACTGTTTGGCTCGCCGGTTGTTCCGGTTGTCATATGTCCTTTCTGGATATGGACGAATGGTTAATCGATTTGGCCCAAAAAGTGGATGTGGTTTTCAGCCCCGTTGGTTGTGACTTAAAAGAATATCCCGACAACGTTGATGTTTGCCTAGTGGAAGGGGCGATCGCCAACGAAGAAAATTTAGAATTGGCCCTGGAGTTGAGAAAAAAAACGAAAGTGGTAATTTCCTTTGGCGACTGTGCTGTAACCGCCAATGTCCCAGGTATGCGCAATATGCTCAAAGGCAGCGATCCGGTTCTGCGTCGAGCCTATATTGAACTGGGGGACGGCACTCCCCAACTACCCGATGAACCTGGCATTGTCCCGCCCTTATTAGACAAAGTTGTCCCCTTACACCAAGTAATTCCAGTGGATATTTTTATGCCCGGTTGTCCCCCCGACGCCCACCGCATTCGAGCAACATTGGAGCCGCTATTAAATGGAGAATATCCTCTGATGGAGGGACGGGCAATGATTAAGTTTGGCTAA
- the hoxU gene encoding bidirectional hydrogenase complex protein HoxU, translating into MSVVTLTIDDKAIAIEEGASILQAAKEAGVPIPTLCHLEGISEAAACRLCMVEVEGTNKLMPACVTAVSEEMVVHTNTEKLQDYRRMTVELLFSEGNHVCAICVANGNCELQDMAITVGMDHSRFKYQFPKREVDLSHPMFGIDHNRCILCTRCVRVCDEIEGAHVWDVAYRGAECKIISGLNQPWGTVDACTSCGKCVDACPTGSIFHKGETTAEKIGDRRKVEFLATARKDQQWTR; encoded by the coding sequence ATGTCTGTTGTTACTTTAACCATTGATGATAAGGCGATCGCCATTGAGGAAGGTGCAAGTATTTTGCAAGCGGCTAAAGAAGCAGGGGTTCCCATTCCTACCCTTTGCCATTTAGAAGGGATTTCGGAAGCGGCAGCCTGTCGTTTGTGCATGGTGGAAGTGGAAGGCACCAATAAGTTAATGCCCGCCTGCGTTACTGCTGTCAGCGAAGAAATGGTAGTCCACACTAACACAGAAAAGTTGCAAGATTACCGACGTATGACGGTGGAATTACTGTTTTCTGAAGGTAATCATGTTTGCGCCATTTGTGTAGCTAACGGCAACTGTGAATTGCAAGATATGGCCATTACAGTGGGCATGGATCACAGCCGATTTAAATATCAATTTCCCAAGCGAGAAGTGGATTTATCCCATCCCATGTTTGGCATTGATCATAACCGTTGTATTCTCTGTACCCGTTGTGTGCGGGTTTGCGATGAAATTGAAGGAGCTCACGTTTGGGATGTGGCCTACCGGGGGGCTGAATGCAAAATTATTTCCGGTTTAAATCAGCCCTGGGGAACGGTGGATGCTTGCACTTCCTGTGGCAAATGTGTCGATGCTTGTCCCACTGGCTCTATTTTTCACAAGGGAGAAACCACCGCTGAAAAAATTGGCGATCGCCGTAAGGTGGAATTTTTAGCTACGGCCCGTAAAGATCAGCAATGGACTCGATAA
- a CDS encoding Uma2 family endonuclease, translating to MNVLTAPIKSDIWTKATWQEFIQATENPDYQKGKFYYYQNQLRIEMSPISSDHAGDHGLVNGALSLYVALKNIPVTIRDTCSYRKPSQWEVQPDISCHVGDNAMAIPSGTGIVNLNDYPPPDLVIEIANTSLADDQGKKRLLYEELGVKEYWIVDVNATKILGFKMENQGSYQIRESLVLPGLNLAVLEEALQKTRQTNHGEVMRWLLQQFS from the coding sequence ATGAATGTTTTAACTGCTCCCATCAAAAGTGATATTTGGACTAAAGCCACTTGGCAAGAATTTATCCAAGCTACCGAAAACCCTGATTACCAAAAGGGAAAATTTTACTACTATCAGAACCAGTTGAGGATAGAAATGTCCCCTATTAGCAGCGATCATGCCGGAGATCATGGCCTTGTGAATGGTGCTCTCAGTCTCTATGTTGCCTTAAAAAATATTCCGGTAACGATTAGAGATACCTGCAGTTACCGTAAACCTAGTCAATGGGAGGTACAACCCGACATTTCTTGCCATGTGGGGGATAATGCTATGGCTATCCCCTCTGGAACGGGTATTGTCAATTTAAATGATTATCCTCCCCCAGATTTGGTTATCGAAATTGCCAATACTTCCTTAGCTGATGATCAAGGAAAAAAACGGCTACTTTATGAAGAGTTAGGCGTTAAAGAATATTGGATTGTGGATGTGAACGCCACTAAAATTCTGGGGTTTAAAATGGAAAATCAAGGGAGCTACCAAATTCGAGAATCTTTGGTTTTACCTGGATTAAATTTAGCTGTTTTGGAAGAGGCGTTGCAAAAAACACGCCAAACGAATCATGGGGAAGTCATGCGTTGGCTACTTCAACAATTTAGTTAA
- the hoxF gene encoding bidirectional NAD-reducing hydrogenase diaphorase subunit HoxF, protein MDIKELREIAAKSREKQAKIRIRCCSAAGCLSSEGEAVKKNLTTAIAEAGLGDKVEVCGVGCMKFCGRGPLVAVDDRNQLYEFVTPGQVGDIVKKLQEPDGIPETGLISGDPHHPFYALQRNIVLENSGQIDPESIDEYIALGGYEQLYKAIYEMTPEKVITEMNKSGLRGRGGGGYPTGLKWATVAKMPGQQKYVICNADEGDPGAFMDRSVLESDPHRILEGMAIAAYAVGANHGYIYVRAEYPLAIQRLQKAIQQAKRYGLMGTQIFDSPIDFKVEIRVGAGAFVCGEETALIASVEGKRGTPRPRPPYPAQSGLWASPTLINNVETYANVVPIIREGGDWYGAIGTEKSKGTKVFALTGKVENAGLIEVPMGTTVRQVVQEMGGGVPDGGQVKAVQTGGPSGGCIPADKLDTPIEYDTLLALGTMMGSGGMIVMDETTNMVDVAQFYMDFCKSESCGKCIPCRAGTVQLYDLLTRFLEGEATQEDLIKLENLCHMVKETSLCGLGMSAPNPVISTLRYFRHEYEELLKA, encoded by the coding sequence ATGGATATCAAAGAATTAAGGGAAATTGCCGCCAAAAGCCGGGAGAAACAAGCAAAAATTCGCATTCGCTGTTGTAGTGCCGCTGGTTGTCTTTCTTCTGAAGGGGAAGCGGTGAAAAAAAATCTCACCACGGCGATCGCCGAAGCAGGCCTAGGGGACAAGGTGGAAGTTTGTGGAGTGGGCTGTATGAAGTTTTGTGGTCGGGGGCCCCTGGTAGCGGTGGATGACCGGAACCAACTCTACGAATTTGTCACCCCGGGACAGGTGGGGGATATTGTCAAAAAATTACAAGAACCCGATGGGATTCCAGAAACCGGCTTAATCAGTGGCGATCCGCACCATCCCTTCTACGCTCTGCAACGGAACATTGTCCTAGAAAATTCTGGCCAGATTGATCCTGAGTCCATTGATGAATACATTGCCCTGGGGGGCTACGAACAGCTTTATAAAGCTATCTACGAAATGACGCCGGAGAAAGTGATCACAGAAATGAACAAAAGTGGTCTGCGGGGTCGGGGTGGGGGTGGTTATCCCACTGGCTTGAAATGGGCCACAGTGGCCAAAATGCCCGGCCAACAAAAATACGTTATCTGCAATGCTGACGAAGGTGATCCCGGTGCTTTCATGGACCGCAGTGTGTTGGAAAGTGATCCCCATCGCATCCTCGAAGGCATGGCGATCGCCGCCTATGCTGTGGGGGCCAACCATGGTTATATTTACGTGCGGGCCGAATATCCCCTCGCCATCCAACGACTACAAAAAGCGATTCAACAGGCCAAGCGTTACGGCCTAATGGGTACCCAGATTTTTGATTCCCCCATTGACTTTAAGGTAGAAATCCGGGTGGGGGCCGGCGCCTTTGTCTGTGGGGAAGAAACAGCCCTCATTGCCTCAGTGGAAGGAAAACGGGGCACTCCCCGACCGCGACCACCCTATCCGGCCCAATCGGGTTTATGGGCCAGTCCCACCCTAATTAACAACGTCGAAACCTACGCCAACGTCGTACCAATTATTCGGGAAGGGGGCGATTGGTATGGGGCCATTGGCACCGAAAAGAGTAAGGGTACCAAGGTTTTTGCCCTGACAGGGAAGGTGGAAAATGCCGGTCTGATTGAAGTTCCCATGGGTACAACGGTGCGGCAGGTGGTGCAAGAAATGGGGGGCGGTGTCCCCGATGGCGGCCAAGTCAAAGCCGTGCAAACTGGGGGCCCCTCTGGAGGCTGTATCCCCGCCGATAAATTAGACACCCCCATCGAATATGACACCCTATTAGCCCTGGGCACCATGATGGGTTCCGGGGGCATGATTGTCATGGACGAAACCACCAATATGGTGGACGTGGCCCAGTTTTATATGGATTTTTGCAAATCGGAATCCTGCGGTAAATGTATTCCCTGCCGAGCTGGCACGGTGCAGCTTTATGACCTTTTAACTCGCTTTTTAGAAGGGGAAGCAACCCAAGAAGACTTGATCAAACTAGAAAATCTTTGCCATATGGTTAAGGAAACTAGCCTTTGTGGATTGGGGATGAGTGCGCCTAATCCGGTAATAAGTACCCTGCGCTATTTTCGCCATGAATATGAAGAATTACTCAAAGCCTAG
- the hoxE gene encoding bidirectional hydrogenase complex protein HoxE, giving the protein MTVATDRQTTPPSAAHPSGDKRFKVLDATMKRNQFNQDALIEILHKAQEIFGYLEEDVLLYVARGLKLPLSRVFGVATFYHLFSLKPSGKHTCVVCLGTACYVKGAGNLLKTLDQEIHLQPGETTEDGQMSLVTARCIGACGIAPAVVYDGKVLGKQTDDAVLTAIQPWLGNTEV; this is encoded by the coding sequence ATGACCGTTGCCACCGATCGCCAAACTACGCCCCCGTCTGCGGCCCATCCTAGTGGAGACAAGCGTTTTAAGGTGTTAGATGCCACCATGAAGCGCAACCAATTTAATCAGGATGCCCTCATTGAAATTCTTCACAAAGCCCAGGAAATTTTTGGTTACTTGGAGGAAGATGTCCTGCTCTACGTAGCTCGGGGACTCAAATTACCCCTAAGCCGAGTGTTTGGGGTGGCAACTTTCTATCATTTATTTTCCCTCAAGCCCAGCGGTAAACATACCTGTGTGGTCTGTTTGGGAACAGCTTGCTACGTTAAAGGAGCGGGGAATTTGCTGAAAACCCTGGATCAAGAAATCCACCTCCAGCCTGGAGAAACCACCGAAGATGGTCAGATGTCTTTGGTGACGGCCCGTTGCATTGGAGCCTGTGGCATTGCCCCAGCGGTGGTCTATGATGGCAAGGTTTTGGGCAAGCAAACTGATGATGCGGTGTTGACGGCGATCCAACCTTGGTTAGGCAACACTGAAGTTTAA